In Ignavibacteria bacterium, the following are encoded in one genomic region:
- a CDS encoding T9SS type A sorting domain-containing protein, producing the protein PLQTTLKIYNVLGQEVATLLNNEQLEEGEHEVQFDASGLTSGVYFYKLTTPTFSQTRKLLLMK; encoded by the coding sequence TGCCCTTACAAACAACGTTGAAAATCTACAACGTTCTCGGTCAAGAAGTTGCAACGCTTTTAAACAACGAACAACTCGAAGAAGGCGAACACGAAGTTCAGTTTGATGCAAGTGGATTAACGAGCGGGGTGTATTTTTACAAACTCACTACACCAACATTTTCGCAAACGAGAAAACTTTTGCTGATGAAGTAG